A segment of the Ipomoea triloba cultivar NCNSP0323 chromosome 1, ASM357664v1 genome:
caataaaagaaaatgacactttttcccccctatgttatgtccatatagcactttttctccctgtgttattaaagtggctgttttttcccctgaaatgttaaattgacatttttacccttaaaaataattatttcatttatttttcttctccaacaaattattacttatatgtatggatgatcacgattcggtttgaacctaaccaaacactgtagcaatcataccgaaatagtatggacggttatggttaagattcagaaccgaaaaaataaaaattaaataattgttgaaccgtgaaccggaactgaaccactgtcatatatagtgaaaatgatcccacttattttgataaatcggtatggttcgattccaatttcgattttgaaccgccaatcaaaacttatttttttatttttttaaattttatttcttatttaaaaatagtctaaattcaacaattattttattttattttttcggttctgaatcgtaaccgtaactacCGTCCATACTATTGAAGTTCAATTGCTaaagtgttcgattaggttcgtattgaaccatgatcttccatacatattagtaataattggttggagaataaaaataaatgaaataattatttttaagggcaaaaatgtcaatttaacattacatgGGGAAAAACtactacttttaaaataactgaggggggaaaaCTGTCATTTTAATAACACAGGAGGAAAAAGtactatatgcacataacataggggaaaaagtgccatttttcctatttttttcttaaatgttTATTAAGAATCCATTAAGTCTTGGAGGGCCGTCGGTAAGCCCGTTCAGCAACGCCCTCGTTATACcctacaccacggtgcacatagcaatgtgcaccacgtacataaaacgacgtcgtttcggagttagtagacgcggacgcgaatgactcagggaattcattatctataatacacataatcattatctataatacacagaacgtttgcctagaatacacagaatgtttgcccagaatacatagaatattgacacaaaatacacagaagtTAGTGgatgcgaatgactccagggaattcattatctataatacacataatcattatatagaatacacagaacgtttgcctagaatacacagaatgtttgcccataatacacagaatattgacgcaaaatacacagaactcatcctcctaacattcgaatacacaaacacatcacaacttgtgttaataacatgaatacacataatatttacacaaaatacacagaactcatcttcctaaacattcgaatgcacaaacacatcacaacatgtgttactaacatgaatatacataacggttgcctataatacacagaacggttgcctagaatacacagaatgattgcctggaatacacagaatattaacataaatacagagaccgaccgaaacgggaaacgtgatttccgaAAAaatggacgattagtttacaatgctcgaCGTTGTTTAGATacgtgcacagtataatttgccccaaAATTCTACAAAAAGGTGATGGTCCAGTTGGGGCTGATCATTGGGCTCATTAAACCCACTAAAGCAATGGCCCGTTATCCTTCCACCGCAAAGAGCGGGAGATTCTCGCTGCTCTGTGAAACCAGCCTCACGCAGTGCTCTCCACTCTACAGGCCAAGAAGCCCACGCTTTCGCCTGGACACCGTGGCCCAACTCTCCACTTGGAACGGGCGGGTCGACAACAGCCCGCTGGCTCAACCCGTCTGACCAACCACCACCATCCGCATCACCCACAAGTCCCCACTCGGGTTACAAGCTCTCGTTACAGAGCTCAACGAGCAAGGATCTTGAAAACCAATTTATAAAATGATCAAAAAACATGTCTCCAATCGATGTGGGACAAGTTCAAGTACCTCCTTAGCTCTTTGCCCCCATATAATCAAGAAACAGCACAGTAATCATATGGAGTCGGCATGAGATTTTTACAGATGTTGTCGGTGTCTTTCCAACTAGAATGACGtacaaaaattgtaaattataattatctTAAATCTATAACGATAGTTTTGAAAAAGGCATATGAATAtacaagataatataactaagaTAACAGGGTGAAAGAAGATAAGAAAGTGTACAACAACATGAATCAAGAACCCCAGATTCCACTAAGGATGTTTCTGAACCTATTGGAGTGTAATCTCTTGACAATTTTCTTTGCATCTGAAACATGATTCTCAGCAAGCTTCTCAATGTTCTTCAAGTACCCAGAACTGGCAATCATCTTTCTTGCACTGCTACTAGAGGCTAAGGACTTGAGTATGGAGAGCAGCAGGTTCTTGTTGCCAAACAGTTTCTCCTGGGGATCCAACATCTGCAGGATCAACCCAACATTTTGATCATTCTGCACGAATCTTTTCCGGTTTCTAGGCACGACCAACATGCTAGACAGCGTTTCTGCTGCCATTTCGCGGGTGTCATATGATCTCGAGTTGAGAAACTTAACGAGTTCTGCAATGAATCCCGCATCCCCCATTGCTTTCTTGGCGTCCTCGGATGCTTTGCAGAGCCAAAAGGCCACCTTTAGTGCAAATTCTTGAACTGAGACCTCCCCATACtgcagaaagtaaagaatgtaGTCTATAAACCCAATGCTGAGCAAAATTGTGAGGGAATTTGGTGATGTGAAGCATAGATTCACTATCCCTCTCAGAGCCGCCTCTCTGATTTTAGACGAAAACGATGAAATGGGATCCAAGATGGTCACGAATGCTCGAATCCCGCCTTCTCTTATGATCATTTGCCTGGTGGATTCGTCTCCAGAACCCATGCTTAGCAGAAGATCCATTGCAGATAGCTGGGTGACTTCATCTGTCATCCTAACTAGCCTAATGAACACGGGAATCGCCCCGTCTTCGATCATAAACCTCTTGATTTCTTCCACCCCAACCAAGTTTTTCAGCACCCCACAAGCCAAACCAACCAATTCACCCCCGGAATCATCACAATCAGCACAGATTTTCACCAGAACTGTGACCCCACCATGCGCAGAAACACCCCATGCATTGTCTGAATTCTCTGTGacttttatcaaacaccttgcgGCATAATCTTTCCCCAATTCATCCCTCCCATTCTCCAATATCCTAATCAACGGCCCAACTATCCCAGCCATGATTAAAACACTTCTGAAGGGCTGAAACCCTGAAATTACAGAAACCGCCTTTGCAGCCTCTTGGTGAACGCTGGAATCTTCAAAATCAAGAAGGCTCACTAGCAGAGCTATGAAGCTATCGATTTCAATCGCGGCTTTCACATACCTTTCGTCTTCTTGAATCGCTTCATTGAAGGCCACCAGAGCCTCTTTCTTCATCTGGGCACGCCCGATTTTCAGGCGTGACAGCAAATCGGCGACGTAAAACTTGATATCCTCGCGTGACGCCGACGCGCCGGGCCGGGAAACCACAATCGCATTGCTCTGTTTCAGCAGCCCGCGAGCGTAAATCTCCGCCATACTCTTTATATGTCCGTCCAATTTCGCGGCCGCGATATCGAGATCACTCTGCATCAAAAGCTTCCCGCTGTAGGTCAAATCCACGCAGCGCCGAGCGAGGTCGTGGCAGCTTTTCACGGTGGCGGTTACGGATTTCACGGAGCTGAAAATCCTGCGATTTTCGCCGGAATCGTCGCAGCTTTCGACGGCGGAGACTCCGGCGAGAAGCTCCTCCAGTTTGCAGCGAATCAGCTGCCATTTTACGGAGAAGACTTTGGTGGAATGAGTGAGGGAAATCAGGGTAGAAATCAGGTCAATGGCCCGTCGGATTCTTGATTCTCCGGCGGGTGGCTCCGGCGAGATGTGCCCGTGTTTTGACTCGGCCTGAAGATGGGTTTTTAGAGGCTTTACAGAAAACCCATTTTCCGGCGGGGAATGTATTACCATTTTGGCGGCTTTTTCGGGTAGAATGAATCGTCAGAGGGAAAGCAAGAAAGAGTCCATAATCTTATCATGAACGAAGTTAATGCTCAGTGGTTTACGGCTTCAACGGTCATTAtctgatgtatatatatatatgtgtgacaGTGTCGTTGATGGAGTGTAATTACCAATATAACCTCCGTTTCTTAATCACTCCCAAGCTTTTATGATGAACCTAACCCGACTCGTCAGAACATTTGGGATGATGTGACTCACTAGCTAAGCACACATGACCAAATGTCAATGCTAAAGTATTGTATTTGAACATAATCTGCACACTGTTATTTTCGAGATTCAAACATTGAGCTCTTCTTTTAAATACTGTCTATTAAACTAGTGAGCTAAACATGTGTGGGTAGGGAAGGGGATTCTCTGAAATTAACTGCATAATTTAGAGGTGAAAATTGGAGGGTTGTCGGTTGGAAGGTCGAAACATGATTAGTGGAGGTAAGGTGGCAGTGCGGGAGATGTAGCTAGGTTTCATCCTTagttttattatgtttataaaattgtacTTAATACTTTCTCTCTTATGTATTTATAGCATACAGTATAATTGAGGCAATCCTAATTGAGTTGGTCGAACAGTTATCTTGATACATACGTAGTACAAGTTAGGTTTCAAGTTCAACTCTTGGTATACTTTAAAGAGTGGTCTTTAAATGGATTTTAACTGACCAATTATGATTTGCAGCATTAGGGTCTTTAGTATGTAGATTTGTAGAATTAAGGTTGtcaattagtaaatatattttacattttttttatatgtttgaACTCCAAACTTAAAATTTCAGCACTGCATTATTGCTGCTACTCTAAAGACTGGTGTAGAAGGTAAATGACAAATATAAGCTCCCAAACACTAGCTAGTACTAGTTCTTCCACAACAAGCAAAGTCAAATCTATATCATACCATGCATGTGGCTGCtagcaaaacaaaatttataaacttattttgaattgaatttttagtACATTTGGGATGTGTCGGTCGGGTacatattttacatttttttattacgAGAAAGAAAAATAGTTTGGTCTCCTATAATAATGTCCATTGTTCCTtgtacactttaatttattcttGAATTTAATTTGCTTTGTGTCAAGGAATCCAATATATAGGGGTTGTTGAGGCAACTGCTAAAACAGCTTCTTAATGCAGCTTTAATTTTACGTGGCCATAGCTTGAAATTTTAGCATGTCTGCAAAAGTCAATGGAATTGTTGCCTTCATGCCAACTACCTTAGGTATTAATTGATGCAACATGATATGTCCCATCCCCCATCTGCTTATCCATTAGCTTAGTATGCATGAAAGAAAAATATAGTTTACATGATAATAATTAGGTTATCAccatgacaatatatatatatatatatatagagagagaggtAATAGTAATTAGCTAGACTTATTAATGATTaaataacacacacacaaaaggtAAGAATTTTGAGGCCAAAACtcttaggccctgtttggtaaatgtaTGTTGACTGATTgtattagctgattgtgttagaaggtatgattaattagttgataacattagctgattgtagaaagttgtttagtaaaattagttgttaactgatagctgtttgatataatttcttttctcaaaaagctaattgaaaaggctgctttgagtagccttttgaattttagtattttggagttacaaaaaacttattaaccaaacaactaatagtggtcaaataagtcaaaattggctatagactgattatttaccaaatatgacCTTAATCATGGCTTCGAGTTTTGCTAGAAGCAATCTTAGTGATGTTTAATAAGTTAGTCATTATTTGTAAGGTTTGTTGGTCTTCCATTCTTTAGGGTATAGTAGTCTTGTGTTTAGCTATCATATATAGTGAGTATAATTCATTGAACGTATAGTACCTATTGGAgatattatttgttgttggtaTTGTAATAATGCAACAAGATTAAACACTTATTGCCCTGATAAAGTAATCAAAACTTATTCAATGTATTTGTGAGTCTTTACATATACTACTTGAAGTATTTCAGTATCTAGATTGTATATATTTACGAGATAAATTCTCAATTTCTTGGAGATATATGAAAAATCGCAATAAAGGA
Coding sequences within it:
- the LOC116033500 gene encoding uncharacterized protein LOC116033500 — protein: MVIHSPPENGFSVKPLKTHLQAESKHGHISPEPPAGESRIRRAIDLISTLISLTHSTKVFSVKWQLIRCKLEELLAGVSAVESCDDSGENRRIFSSVKSVTATVKSCHDLARRCVDLTYSGKLLMQSDLDIAAAKLDGHIKSMAEIYARGLLKQSNAIVVSRPGASASREDIKFYVADLLSRLKIGRAQMKKEALVAFNEAIQEDERYVKAAIEIDSFIALLVSLLDFEDSSVHQEAAKAVSVISGFQPFRSVLIMAGIVGPLIRILENGRDELGKDYAARCLIKVTENSDNAWGVSAHGGVTVLVKICADCDDSGGELVGLACGVLKNLVGVEEIKRFMIEDGAIPVFIRLVRMTDEVTQLSAMDLLLSMGSGDESTRQMIIREGGIRAFVTILDPISSFSSKIREAALRGIVNLCFTSPNSLTILLSIGFIDYILYFLQYGEVSVQEFALKVAFWLCKASEDAKKAMGDAGFIAELVKFLNSRSYDTREMAAETLSSMLVVPRNRKRFVQNDQNVGLILQMLDPQEKLFGNKNLLLSILKSLASSSSARKMIASSGYLKNIEKLAENHVSDAKKIVKRLHSNRFRNILSGIWGS